The following are encoded together in the Deinococcus soli (ex Cha et al. 2016) genome:
- a CDS encoding circularly permuted type 2 ATP-grasp protein: MRYEPGSRFYDEMFTALGAARAHYQGVETYLNALGVEEFRRRHQLLDLAFRNQGITFTVYGDAQGTERTFPFDPVPRIIPASEWSHIESGLTQRVRALNAFLADIYSGAQILGDGVIPAELVYTSAHFRREVHGVLPPGGVFTHVVGTDLIRNEQGEYLVLEDNLRSPSGVSYLLANRQAMTRVYPGMFEGQGVRPVQHYASALLKLLLASSPRENGTVVVLTPGMYNSAYFEHAYLAQQMGVELVEGRDLFVDGGRVWMRTTGGRRQVDVIYRRIDDDFLDPLAFRRDSALGVAGLVDVYRQGRVAIANAIGTGVADDKAVYAYVPDMIRYYLNETPILNNVPTYLGWNAEHLEFMLANAQDLVFKSVGEAGGYGMLIGPAATREEIQAYLEKVRRDPRDFIAQPVVGLSRHPTFYPDSGGFEAAHVDLRPYILFGQDVTIVPGGLTRVALRRGSLVVNSSQGGGSKDTWVLDHDGPAAPLGMTQLLHGDTSPGQAPSQSQSQSQSGGGQSQTQSQSQSQWQGGFGAVPLGGEVSAQSLAQLADHAALHRAQAADEAQVAAYSESQRAADAPPPPALAPADSPGPHSFQQQLEKDQLGADGEDR, encoded by the coding sequence ATGAGGTACGAGCCGGGCAGCAGGTTCTACGATGAGATGTTCACGGCACTCGGCGCGGCGCGCGCCCACTATCAGGGCGTCGAGACGTACCTGAACGCGCTGGGCGTGGAGGAATTCCGGCGGCGGCATCAGCTGCTGGATCTGGCCTTCCGCAATCAGGGCATCACGTTCACGGTGTACGGGGACGCGCAGGGCACCGAGCGGACGTTCCCGTTCGATCCGGTGCCGCGCATCATCCCGGCGAGCGAGTGGTCGCACATCGAGTCTGGCCTGACGCAGCGGGTACGGGCGCTGAATGCGTTCCTGGCGGACATCTACAGCGGCGCGCAGATTCTGGGGGACGGGGTGATCCCGGCAGAGCTGGTGTACACCTCGGCGCACTTCCGGCGTGAGGTGCATGGCGTGCTGCCGCCCGGCGGGGTGTTCACGCACGTGGTGGGCACGGACCTGATCCGCAACGAGCAGGGCGAGTACCTCGTGCTGGAGGACAACCTGCGCTCGCCGAGCGGCGTGTCGTACCTGCTGGCCAACCGGCAGGCGATGACCCGCGTGTACCCGGGCATGTTCGAGGGCCAGGGCGTGCGGCCCGTGCAGCACTACGCGTCGGCGCTGCTGAAGCTGCTGCTGGCCAGCAGCCCGCGCGAGAACGGTACGGTGGTCGTGCTGACGCCCGGCATGTACAACAGCGCGTACTTCGAGCATGCGTACCTCGCGCAGCAGATGGGCGTGGAACTCGTCGAGGGGCGCGACCTGTTCGTGGACGGCGGGCGGGTGTGGATGCGCACGACCGGCGGGCGGCGGCAGGTGGACGTGATCTACCGCCGCATCGACGACGATTTCCTCGATCCGCTGGCGTTCCGCCGGGACAGCGCGCTGGGCGTGGCGGGGCTGGTGGACGTGTACCGGCAGGGGCGCGTGGCGATCGCCAACGCCATCGGGACGGGCGTCGCGGACGACAAGGCGGTGTACGCGTACGTGCCGGACATGATCCGCTACTACCTGAACGAGACGCCGATCCTGAACAACGTGCCCACGTACCTGGGCTGGAACGCCGAGCACCTGGAGTTCATGCTGGCAAACGCGCAGGATCTGGTGTTCAAGTCGGTGGGCGAGGCCGGTGGGTACGGCATGCTGATCGGCCCGGCCGCCACACGCGAGGAGATCCAGGCGTACCTGGAGAAGGTGCGGCGTGATCCGCGCGACTTCATCGCGCAGCCCGTGGTGGGCCTGTCACGGCACCCGACCTTCTACCCGGACAGTGGCGGCTTCGAGGCGGCGCACGTGGACCTGCGGCCATACATCCTGTTCGGGCAGGACGTGACGATCGTGCCGGGCGGCCTGACGCGGGTGGCGCTGCGCCGGGGCAGTCTGGTCGTGAACAGCTCGCAGGGTGGGGGCAGCAAGGACACCTGGGTGCTCGATCACGACGGTCCGGCGGCGCCGCTGGGCATGACGCAGCTGCTGCACGGCGATACGTCGCCCGGGCAGGCGCCCTCGCAGTCCCAGAGCCAGTCGCAGTCGGGTGGCGGTCAATCCCAGACGCAATCCCAGTCTCAGTCGCAGTGGCAGGGGGGCTTCGGCGCGGTCCCGCTGGGCGGCGAGGTCTCGGCGCAGTCGCTGGCGCAGCTGGCGGACCACGCGGCGCTACACCGCGCGCAGGCGGCGGACGAGGCCCAGGTGGCCGCGTACAGCGAGAGCCAGCGCGCAGCGGACGCGCCGCCCCCTCCGGCCCTGGCTCCGGCAGACAGTCCGGGCCCGCATTCCTTCCAGCAGCAGCTGGAGAAGGATCAGCTGGGCGCTGACGGGGAGGACCGCTGA
- a CDS encoding alpha-E domain-containing protein, whose amino-acid sequence MLLLSRLAENLFWMGRYMERAENTARLLSVNYYATLESAGSAREHWRPLLDLTGGEEALRARYGRVDTRSVGSWLAFDRENPSSIASSLAYARSNARGLRDRIPSEMWEAVNRAYLNLCFETGDVLDRDGLFEFCVAARDASQFFFGIAFATLPRDEGWSFMRAGQMLERADNTLRVLQGRLTPEALRGALEPAAAMQLEQRWAQVLKGASAYEAYRKRVHAGIDPRLIAGFLLLDEYFPRSVRYSAQNLHDALEQIDRCHPGEHPEVLRLSRWLVARLEFADVDDILLRRQPGLPDLLTDVNGVGAAITAAYFEQE is encoded by the coding sequence ATGCTGCTGCTCTCGCGACTGGCCGAGAACCTGTTCTGGATGGGCCGCTACATGGAACGCGCGGAGAACACCGCGCGGCTCCTGAGCGTGAACTACTACGCGACGCTGGAATCCGCGGGCAGCGCCCGGGAACACTGGCGGCCGCTGCTGGACCTCACGGGCGGCGAGGAGGCCCTGCGTGCCCGCTACGGGCGGGTGGACACCCGCAGCGTGGGGTCCTGGCTGGCCTTCGACCGGGAGAACCCGTCGAGTATCGCCAGCAGCCTCGCGTACGCCCGGTCGAACGCGCGGGGGCTGCGTGACCGGATTCCCAGCGAGATGTGGGAGGCCGTGAACCGCGCGTACCTGAACCTGTGTTTCGAGACCGGGGACGTCCTTGACCGCGACGGGCTGTTTGAGTTCTGCGTGGCGGCGCGCGACGCGTCTCAGTTCTTCTTCGGGATCGCGTTCGCCACCCTGCCGCGCGACGAGGGCTGGTCGTTCATGCGCGCCGGGCAGATGCTCGAACGGGCCGACAACACGCTGCGGGTGTTGCAGGGCCGCCTCACGCCCGAGGCGCTGCGCGGCGCGCTGGAACCGGCAGCGGCCATGCAGCTCGAGCAGCGCTGGGCACAGGTCCTCAAGGGGGCGAGTGCCTACGAGGCGTACCGCAAGCGGGTGCACGCCGGGATCGACCCGCGCCTGATCGCGGGCTTCCTGCTGCTCGACGAGTACTTCCCGCGCAGCGTGCGCTACAGCGCGCAGAACCTGCACGACGCGCTGGAGCAGATCGACCGCTGCCACCCGGGCGAGCATCCGGAGGTGCTGCGACTGTCACGCTGGCTGGTGGCGCGGCTGGAATTCGCAGACGTGGACGACATCCTGCTGCGGCGTCAGCCGGGCCTGCCGGACCTGCTCACGGACGTGAACGGTGTGGGCGCGGCGATCACCGCGGCGTACTTCGAGCAGGAATGA
- a CDS encoding transglutaminase family protein, protein MTEYRYPKAAWDSFNQVRLHPTQEARQSVRSFHLHVVPQAEVTSHKDYFGAIVHHVHVHEQHTQLRIEAQAMVDTHALPDPVPTPVAALRGARGPLTEFLVPCPRVPAGAWPEVFGVTRPEDRDDLGEYLQNLNSFLYSQFTYDTGATEVDTPLAEFAQHGRGVCQDFTHAMLGVTRQLGIPSRYVSGYLYSGGEMRGAEATHAWVECFVPDYGWLGLDPTNNCVAREKHIKIGHGREYSDVSPVRGTYYGGGRGSMSVAVYVYGES, encoded by the coding sequence GTGACCGAGTACCGCTACCCGAAAGCCGCGTGGGATTCGTTCAATCAGGTGCGTCTACATCCCACGCAGGAGGCGCGGCAGTCGGTGCGGTCCTTTCACCTGCACGTGGTGCCCCAGGCAGAGGTGACCTCCCACAAGGATTACTTCGGCGCGATCGTGCATCACGTGCACGTGCATGAGCAGCACACGCAGCTGCGGATCGAGGCGCAGGCGATGGTGGACACGCACGCCCTGCCTGACCCGGTCCCCACGCCGGTCGCCGCGCTGCGGGGCGCGCGCGGGCCGCTGACGGAGTTCCTGGTGCCGTGTCCACGCGTCCCTGCCGGGGCGTGGCCCGAGGTGTTCGGCGTGACACGCCCGGAGGACCGCGACGATCTGGGCGAGTACCTGCAGAATCTGAATTCATTCCTGTACTCGCAGTTCACGTACGATACCGGCGCCACGGAGGTGGACACCCCGCTGGCGGAGTTCGCGCAGCACGGGCGGGGCGTGTGCCAGGACTTCACGCACGCGATGCTGGGCGTGACGCGTCAGCTGGGCATCCCGTCGCGGTACGTGAGCGGCTACCTGTACAGCGGCGGCGAGATGCGCGGCGCCGAGGCCACGCACGCCTGGGTCGAATGCTTCGTGCCGGACTACGGGTGGCTGGGCCTGGACCCCACGAACAACTGCGTGGCGCGCGAGAAGCACATCAAGATCGGGCATGGCCGCGAGTACAGTGACGTCTCCCCGGTGCGCGGCACGTACTACGGCGGCGGCAGGGGCAGCATGTCCGTGGCGGTGTACGTGTACGGCGAGTCCTAG
- a CDS encoding Yip1 family protein yields MRSPVTSGPESSVQDMFAQSVAVLSRPGPATFERFERRGGLTGALIYVMIAAGVSAVIAALFAGLHSDVTFFGQLLSRLIGVPMGFLAFTGGVYLIGRNLFRGTGTYPEVAYSFALFYVPLSIVSTLIGIIPILGWLAMFVIGLAMIYFGFLAVQSSMNLRDQTQAIVTLVLAWIAQMVVVGMIGTVITGIFLAGRAVTGN; encoded by the coding sequence ATGAGAAGCCCAGTGACCAGCGGTCCCGAAAGCAGCGTGCAGGACATGTTCGCCCAGAGCGTCGCCGTCCTGAGCCGCCCCGGCCCCGCCACCTTCGAACGCTTCGAGCGTCGCGGCGGCCTCACCGGCGCCCTGATCTACGTCATGATCGCCGCCGGGGTGTCGGCCGTGATCGCCGCGCTGTTCGCGGGCCTGCACAGTGACGTGACCTTCTTCGGGCAGCTCCTGAGCCGCCTGATTGGCGTCCCGATGGGCTTCCTGGCCTTCACCGGCGGCGTGTACCTGATCGGCCGGAACCTCTTCCGGGGCACTGGCACCTACCCCGAGGTCGCGTACTCCTTCGCGCTGTTCTATGTGCCCCTGAGCATCGTCAGCACCCTGATCGGCATCATTCCCATCCTGGGCTGGCTGGCCATGTTCGTGATCGGGCTGGCCATGATCTACTTCGGGTTCCTGGCCGTACAGAGCAGCATGAACCTGCGCGATCAGACCCAGGCGATCGTCACGCTGGTCCTGGCCTGGATCGCCCAGATGGTCGTGGTCGGCATGATCGGCACCGTGATCACCGGGATCTTCCTCGCGGGACGCGCCGTCACCGGCAACTGA
- the era gene encoding GTPase Era, which produces MTEPSITSGEQTHSGFVAIVGKPNVGKSTLLNAFLGTKVAPTSPRPQTTRRGVRGIHTSGDRQIVFVDTPGLHKPKDALGKYMNHEVHSALADVDAVVWVVDLRHPPTDEDQLVARQVRELPKPLFLVGNKTDAAKYPDEAMKLYRALLEGRDADLSDTMLSAQNNPNAVATLREQLLEILPESPFFFPVGPASDQSREQWAAEIIREEAMKKLRDELPYAVATRVNRWTEREDGLQRIEGEIVVEKNAHKGMVIGSGGKQLREIGQAARKQLEVFLDRKVYLGLEVIVIPGWREDVEALRELGYE; this is translated from the coding sequence ATGACGGAACCTTCCATTACCTCCGGCGAGCAGACCCACTCCGGCTTCGTGGCCATCGTGGGCAAGCCCAACGTCGGCAAAAGCACCCTCCTGAACGCCTTCCTGGGCACCAAGGTCGCCCCGACCAGCCCCCGGCCCCAGACCACGCGCCGCGGCGTGCGCGGGATTCACACCAGCGGCGACCGCCAGATCGTGTTCGTGGACACCCCGGGCCTGCACAAGCCCAAGGACGCGCTGGGCAAGTACATGAACCACGAGGTGCACAGCGCCCTGGCCGACGTGGACGCCGTCGTGTGGGTCGTGGACCTGCGCCACCCGCCCACAGACGAGGACCAGCTTGTCGCCCGGCAGGTGCGCGAGCTGCCCAAACCGCTGTTCCTGGTGGGCAACAAGACCGACGCCGCCAAGTACCCCGACGAGGCCATGAAGCTGTACCGCGCGCTGCTGGAAGGCCGCGACGCCGACCTGAGCGACACGATGCTCAGCGCGCAGAACAACCCGAACGCCGTGGCGACCCTGCGCGAGCAGCTGCTGGAGATCCTGCCCGAGAGCCCCTTCTTCTTCCCGGTGGGCCCGGCCAGCGACCAGAGCCGCGAGCAGTGGGCCGCCGAGATCATCCGCGAGGAAGCCATGAAGAAGCTGCGCGACGAACTGCCGTACGCGGTCGCCACGCGCGTGAACCGCTGGACGGAACGCGAGGACGGCCTGCAGCGCATCGAGGGCGAGATCGTCGTGGAGAAGAACGCGCACAAGGGCATGGTGATCGGCTCGGGCGGCAAGCAGCTGCGAGAGATCGGTCAGGCCGCCCGCAAGCAGCTGGAGGTCTTCCTGGACCGCAAGGTGTACCTGGGGCTGGAGGTCATCGTGATTCCCGGCTGGCGCGAGGACGTCGAGGCCCTGCGCGAACTCGGCTACGAGTAA
- a CDS encoding Fur family transcriptional regulator, with amino-acid sequence MTVSRSTRQRDVITRVLHDAEGPLGVGDVLERARTDLPALGVATVYRTLKLLTDQGRIHPVTLDGETRYEASGKGHHHHFACTRCQRVFTLHTCPVALPSGTVYPGGFIVEAHEVTLYGQCPQCAQAS; translated from the coding sequence ATGACCGTCTCACGCAGCACCCGACAGCGCGACGTGATCACCCGCGTCCTGCACGACGCCGAGGGACCCCTGGGCGTCGGTGACGTGCTCGAACGCGCCCGTACGGACCTGCCCGCTCTGGGCGTCGCCACGGTCTACCGCACCCTGAAACTCCTGACCGACCAGGGCCGCATCCACCCCGTCACCCTGGACGGCGAGACCCGCTACGAGGCCAGTGGCAAAGGTCACCACCACCACTTCGCCTGCACCCGCTGCCAGCGCGTGTTCACGCTGCACACCTGCCCGGTCGCGCTGCCCAGCGGCACCGTCTACCCCGGCGGGTTCATCGTCGAGGCGCACGAGGTCACGCTGTACGGCCAGTGCCCGCAGTGCGCGCAGGCCAGCTGA